Proteins encoded together in one Pseudoroseomonas cervicalis window:
- a CDS encoding penicillin-binding protein activator gives MALSACAPQASGPSYAPQPMAGGYAEPVPQRARVGLLLPLSGQNAALGQSLMNAAQLALFEQGAPGFEFVPRDTNGTPAGAAAAARQAIEGGARVLVGPLTAQETAAVAIPARAAGIPVLPFTNDANQAAQLVWPLGITPVQQVRRLVAAGQAQGVQRFALAAPDGALGRQMASALRSAASELNLPQPLIEFYPGAAQPGLVARDVAQKLALTAESPEAQRPGMLILGESGARARDMAAGLAAAGVAMPPLRLAGHALWGQDEGMGQQAALAGAWFPGPDPAARSAFESRYETAFGEKPARIVGVAYDAAAIAARAMRDGSGQVPVGEVIIGADGALRLNPGGQVQRGLAVYAIAPGAAPGVVAPAELPGSVGY, from the coding sequence GTGGCGCTGTCGGCCTGCGCGCCGCAAGCCTCCGGCCCCTCCTACGCCCCGCAGCCCATGGCCGGCGGCTATGCCGAGCCGGTGCCGCAGCGCGCCAGGGTGGGGCTGCTGCTGCCGCTCTCGGGGCAGAACGCGGCGCTCGGCCAGTCGCTGATGAACGCGGCGCAGCTGGCGCTGTTCGAGCAGGGCGCGCCCGGCTTCGAATTCGTCCCGCGCGACACCAACGGCACCCCCGCCGGTGCCGCCGCCGCGGCCCGCCAGGCGATCGAGGGCGGCGCCCGCGTGCTGGTGGGGCCCCTGACGGCGCAGGAGACGGCGGCCGTCGCCATCCCCGCCCGCGCCGCCGGCATCCCCGTCCTGCCCTTCACCAACGACGCCAACCAGGCGGCGCAGCTGGTCTGGCCGCTCGGCATCACCCCCGTGCAGCAGGTCCGCCGCCTGGTCGCCGCCGGCCAGGCCCAGGGCGTGCAGCGCTTCGCCCTCGCCGCCCCCGATGGGGCGCTCGGCCGGCAGATGGCCAGCGCGCTGCGCAGCGCGGCCAGCGAGCTGAACCTGCCGCAGCCGCTGATCGAGTTCTATCCCGGCGCCGCCCAGCCCGGCCTGGTCGCCCGCGATGTCGCCCAGAAGCTGGCGCTGACCGCCGAGAGCCCCGAGGCGCAGCGCCCCGGCATGCTGATCCTGGGCGAGAGCGGTGCCCGGGCGCGCGACATGGCGGCCGGCCTCGCCGCGGCCGGGGTCGCCATGCCGCCGCTGCGCCTGGCCGGCCATGCGCTGTGGGGCCAGGATGAGGGCATGGGCCAGCAGGCGGCCCTCGCCGGCGCCTGGTTCCCGGGGCCCGACCCGGCGGCGCGCAGCGCCTTCGAGAGCCGCTACGAGACCGCCTTCGGCGAGAAGCCGGCGCGCATCGTGGGCGTCGCCTATGACGCCGCCGCCATCGCCGCCCGCGCCATGCGCGACGGCTCCGGCCAGGTGCCGGTGGGCGAGGTCATCATCGGCGCCGATGGCGCGCTGCGGCTGAACCCGGGCGGCCAGGTGCAGCGCGGCCTGGCGGTCTACGCCATCGCCCCGGGCGCCGCGCCGGGTGTCGTCGCCCCGGCCGAGCTGCCGGGCAGCGTCGGCTACTGA